One Methylobacterium sp. 77 DNA window includes the following coding sequences:
- a CDS encoding glycosyltransferase family 2 protein: MIAVVITCYNYERYVEGAIRSVLDQNCDACELVVIDDGSTDASWDIIGRTGVRAFRTENRGQRAACLYGLERTSAPFILFLDADDECKPGALKTILKALDPSVAKLQFSLTCIDDADRVIRPRHPVLRAFRERDNLAKQVLRSAVYQTPPTSGNVFRRDVCELLSECDYDRAVDGVILFAAPFMGDVISLPEDLGIYRIHDRNDSGLGRLPDASTFERDLRRFLLRAAHLKEIIRRYRPEARLIDARETYYFHSTLFCAAICAGRRLSPRDFLKLLWVLASEPHPIRQKAMNAAFCLVTYLAPLKRAKALLACRLSVGERSARSLLRAAMASG; this comes from the coding sequence TGGTCGTCATCGATGACGGTTCGACCGATGCATCGTGGGACATCATTGGTCGCACGGGGGTCAGGGCATTCAGGACGGAGAACCGTGGCCAGCGTGCCGCGTGCCTCTACGGTCTGGAGAGAACGTCAGCGCCGTTCATCCTGTTTCTCGATGCGGACGACGAGTGCAAACCGGGCGCGCTCAAGACGATCCTGAAGGCGCTCGATCCGAGCGTTGCCAAACTACAGTTTTCACTGACCTGCATCGACGACGCCGACCGCGTCATTCGGCCGAGACACCCTGTGCTGCGGGCGTTCCGCGAGCGGGACAACCTCGCGAAGCAGGTGCTGCGCAGCGCGGTCTACCAGACGCCGCCGACCTCCGGGAACGTGTTTCGACGCGATGTCTGCGAACTCCTGAGCGAATGCGATTACGATCGCGCGGTCGATGGCGTGATCCTGTTCGCGGCCCCCTTCATGGGGGATGTCATCAGCCTGCCGGAGGATCTCGGGATCTATCGCATCCATGACCGGAATGATTCCGGCCTTGGGCGATTGCCGGATGCCTCGACCTTCGAGCGTGATCTGCGCCGGTTCCTGCTCAGGGCTGCTCATCTGAAGGAGATCATACGGCGGTATCGCCCCGAGGCCCGGCTCATCGACGCGCGCGAGACCTACTATTTCCACAGCACGCTCTTCTGCGCGGCAATCTGCGCCGGGCGACGGCTCAGTCCCAGGGACTTCCTGAAGCTGTTGTGGGTTCTCGCGTCGGAGCCGCACCCCATCAGGCAGAAGGCCATGAACGCGGCCTTCTGCCTCGTTACATACCTCGCACCCTTGAAGCGCGCGAAAGCGCTGCTGGCGTGCCGCCTCTCCGTCGGCGAACGCTCCGCGCGCAGTCTCCTTCGCGCGGCGATGGCAAGCGGGTGA